TGTTTGGGTGTTTGATGAAAGGAAGAAAGAATATGCCAATCGATTTTTCAAAATATATTGCATCATATCCGGACTTTCCGGAACCCGGAATCCTATTTAGAGACATTTCACCTTTACTTGAAAACGGTGAAGTCTATCGGGCAGCAACCGACAAGATAGTTGATTTTGCCAAGGAACGGAACGTTCAGATGATTGTGGGTCCAGAGGCCAGAGGGTTCATTGTTGGCTGTCCAGTCGCCTACAAGTTGGGGGTTGGTTTCTCACCAGCTCGTAAGAAAAACAAACTGCCTGGTGAAACGATTGAGGAAAGTTATGGCTTGGAGTATGGTAAATCATCACTGTACTTACGAACCAACGCTGTTAAGCCGGGTCAGCGGGTCTTAGTAACAGATGACTTATTGGCCACTGGTGGGACAATTGATGCAACTATTCGTCTAGTAGAGAAGTTGGGCGGAATTGTTGTCGGCACCGCATTTTTGATTGAGTTGTCAGATCTTAAAGGCCGTGAAAAAGTCAAAGACTATGATTTCTTTACTTTGCTAAAATATTAAACCAAGTTCATTACTGCTGGTTATCCAGTGGCAATGAGCTTTTTTGTTACATTTGAATTCGTACTTAGTTAAACAAAAAAGCATCTCAGCATTGGTACGCTGAGATGCTTACTGTCATATAAGGTGAGTACAGGATTTGAACCTGCGCGCCGGTATTAGCCGGTTCGCCGGATTTCGAGTCCGGTGCATTACCACTCTGCCAACTCACCACAACAGTTTTAATTATATCAAGAGTTATTCTGAAAGTAAATTACTGTCTACTTGGAAGAGGCAAATTTTGTTTTAACATAGCCAACGACTGCCGGAATGAGCGAGATCGCGACGATTCCAATAATGACCATCGAGAAGTTTTCTTTAACAACGGGGATGTTACCGAAGTAATAGCCGGCACCACAACAGATGGCGACCCATGAGATACATGCAATCAGATTATACTTAATGAATCGTTTATAAGGAAAATCACTCGTAGCGGCAACGAAGGGGATTAACGTTCTGATGATTGGAATGAATCGGCCAAAGAAGATGGCCATTGCCCCATATTTGTTAAAGAACTCCCGGGCCTTGGTTAAATCCTTTTCCTTAATAAATTTTCCCAGGATTCGATTTCGGGGAATAATTTCTCCAAATTTGTTTCCAAAGAAGAAGTTGAGTGAATCGCCGCCAATTGAAGCGGCCAAAAAGATGATTACAAACAAGCCGATGCTTAAACCGTAGTTTACGTTGGCTGATAATGCCGCCGCAGCAAATAGCAGTGAGTCACCAGGCAGAAATGGGAAGATGACTGCGCCTGTTTCAATAAAGATCATTCCAAAGAGAATGAGGTAGGTGGAGTTCCCAAATGTATTCACGATATTTATTAGGTGATCGTCGATGTGTAAGATAAAATCAATGAGCGTGCTCAAGTAATCATTCCTTTCGAAAATTTATAATTGATTTTACCAAATTCCCTGAGAAGTTGGCGAGTTATTACCTGTCCTTTAACAAAAAATAAGTTTTGTTGTTAAATCAAGGGATCCACGCTACAATTATTAACAGATTACAGATAGGATGATTATTATGAGTTTTAAGATAGGCATGAAGGTCCATGGAACCGTCACTGGTATTCAACCCTATGGCGTATTCCTGGATATTGGTGAACATATGCAGGGGCTGATTCACATCTCTGAGTGTCAAACAGGATTCGTGGATGACCTCTATAAGATCTTTCGGGTTGGACAAACAGTTTCCGCGCTCATTATTGATATTGATGAGTATTCTGGCAAAATTAGTCTCTCCACTCGCAGCACTGATGTTAATCTTGAAATCCTTCGCCGGCCAAAAAGCTTTCGTCCGAAGAGAATTCACTACTGGACTGATTACCGATTGAATATCGGATTTACGTCACTTGCCAGGGCTAAAGGTGGTTGGATGAGGGATGCCCAGAACTTTTTTAGTTAGTTTGGAAGAAAGTTCTTGACCCAGCTTTCACAAATTGGTAGAATATTTTCTGTTGTCAATTATCCATTTGATCTGCCAGTGACAATTAACATTTGAAAAATCAGTTAAAAATCACTTGATTTCAAACCGGATATCTGATAATATTAAATAGTTGTCAAAAGCGAGAAACAAGCGCTTCCGACAACCAAGTAGACCTTTGAAAACTGAACAAAATTTTCGACAAACAAATGTGCAGGGCGTTTCAATTCTTCGGAATTGGAACCAAACATTTGCGAAGTCAATTCGTAAAACAAATAATAAATTTAAATCATGAGCTATCACAGGCTTATCATTTTAAACAATTTAAGATGAGAGTTTGATCCTGGCTCAGGACGAACGCTGGCGGCGTGCCTAATACATGCAAGTCGAACGCGTCTCTGTTGATGATTTTAGGTGCTTGCACTTGAAAGATTTAACATTGAGACGAGTGGCGAACTGGTGAGTAACACGTGGGTAACCTGCCCTTGAAGTAGGGGATAACACTTGGAAACAGGTGCTAATACCGTATAACAACCAAAACCACCTGGTTTTGGTTTAAAAGACGGCTTCGGCTGTCACTTTAGGATGGACCCGCGGCGTATTAGCTTGTTGGTAAGGTAACGGCCTACCAAGGCGATGATACGTAGCCGACCTGAGAGGGTAATCGGCCACATTGGGACTGAGACACGGCCCAAACTCCTACGGGAGGCAGCAGTAGGGAATCTTCCACAATGGACGAAAGTCTGATGGAGCAACGCCGCGTGAGTGATGAAGGGTTTCGGCTCGTAAAACTCTGTTGTTGGAGAAGAACAGGTGTCAGAGTAACTGTTGACATCTTGACGGTATCCAACCAGAAAGCCACGGCTAACTACGTGCCAGCAGCCGCGGTAATACGTAGGTGGCAAGCGTTGTCCGGATTTATTGGGCGTAAAGCGAGCGCAGGCGGTTTTTTAGGTCTGATGTGAAAGCCTTCGGCTTAACCGGAGAAGTGCATCGGAAACCGGGAGACTTGAGTGCAGAAGAGGACAGTGGAACTCCATGTGTAGCGGTGAAATGCGTAGATATATGGAAGAACACCAGTGGCGAAGGCGGCTGTCTGGTCTGTAACTGACGCTGAGGCTCGAAAGCATGGGTAGCGAACAGGATTAGATACCCTGGTAGTCCATGCCGTAAACGATGAGTGCTAAGTGTTGGAGGGTTTCCGCCCTTCAGTGCTGCAGCTAACGCATTAAGCACTCCGCCTGGGGAGTACGACCGCAAGGTTGAAACTCAAAGGAATTGACGGGGGCCCGCACAAGCGGTGGAGCATGTGGTTTAATTCGATGCTACGCGAAGAACCTTACCAGGTCTTGACATCTTCTGCCAACCTAAGAGATTAGGCGTTCCCTTCGGGGACAGAATGACAGGTGGTGCATGGTTGTCGTCAGCTCGTGTCGTGAGATGTTGGGTTAAGTCCCGCAACGAGCGCAACCCTTATTGTTAGTTGCCAGCATTCAGTTGGGCACTCTAGCAAGACTGCCGGTGACAAACCGGAGGAAGGTGGGGATGACGTCAAATCATCATGCCCCTTATGACCTGGGCTACACACGTGCTACAATGGACGGTACAACGAGTCGCGAAACCGCGAGGTCAAGCTAATCTCTTAAAGCCGTTCTCAGTTCGGATTGTAGGCTGCAACTCGCCTACATGAAGTTGGAATCGCTAGTAATCGTGGATCAGCATGCCACGGTGAATACGTTCCCGGGCCTTGTACACACCGCCCGTCACACCATGAGAGTTTGTAACACCCAAAGCCGGTGAGGTAACCTTCGGGGACCAGCCGTCTAAGGTGGGACAGATGATTAGGGTGAAGTCGTAACAAGGTAGCCGTAGGAGAACCTGCGGCTGGATCACCTCCTTTCTAAGGAAAAACGGAATCCTGCACATTGTCGAAAGTTTTGTTTAGTTTTGAGAGGTCTACTCTCAAAAGTGGTTACGCTTTTTGGGCCTATAGCTCAGCTGGTTAGAGCGCACGCCTGATAAGCGTGAGGTCGATGGTTCGAGTCCATTTAGGCCCATCCACGGCCTGATAGTTAGCTATCACCGGAGTAACATGGGGAATTAGCTCAGATGGGAGAGCACCTGCTTTGCAAGCAGGGGGTCAGCGGTTCGATCCCGCTATTCTCCATTGACACGAGAGTGTCAGACTTGGTTCTTTGAAAACTAGATAATATTAATTTTCTGTAATAATTTTTTGAAATTGTATTTATATAATTTCAACCGAGAACACCGCGTTATTTTGAGTTTGTTAACTAGAAAAAAATCGCAAATACTCAATTAACTTTGCATCACGTAGTGATGTACAGGTTAAGTTAAAAAGGGCGCATGGTGGATGCCTTGGCACTAGAAGCCGATGA
Above is a genomic segment from Lentilactobacillus buchneri containing:
- a CDS encoding adenine phosphoribosyltransferase — translated: MPIDFSKYIASYPDFPEPGILFRDISPLLENGEVYRAATDKIVDFAKERNVQMIVGPEARGFIVGCPVAYKLGVGFSPARKKNKLPGETIEESYGLEYGKSSLYLRTNAVKPGQRVLVTDDLLATGGTIDATIRLVEKLGGIVVGTAFLIELSDLKGREKVKDYDFFTLLKY
- a CDS encoding VTT domain-containing protein gives rise to the protein MSTLIDFILHIDDHLINIVNTFGNSTYLILFGMIFIETGAVIFPFLPGDSLLFAAAALSANVNYGLSIGLFVIIFLAASIGGDSLNFFFGNKFGEIIPRNRILGKFIKEKDLTKAREFFNKYGAMAIFFGRFIPIIRTLIPFVAATSDFPYKRFIKYNLIACISWVAICCGAGYYFGNIPVVKENFSMVIIGIVAISLIPAVVGYVKTKFASSK
- a CDS encoding CvfD/Ygs/GSP13 family RNA-binding post-transcriptional regulator, giving the protein MSFKIGMKVHGTVTGIQPYGVFLDIGEHMQGLIHISECQTGFVDDLYKIFRVGQTVSALIIDIDEYSGKISLSTRSTDVNLEILRRPKSFRPKRIHYWTDYRLNIGFTSLARAKGGWMRDAQNFFS